Proteins from a single region of Harmonia axyridis chromosome 4, icHarAxyr1.1, whole genome shotgun sequence:
- the LOC123679162 gene encoding histone acetyltransferase KAT2A, producing MSEQANTPESNEPPTPETNGKRPENVSPEQPKPQVSNVEKIKQRKQVWFSAPLNRKLLKLAVYSKCQVEECQCTGWKKVQEQQAFTFNDVCKCEHTIENHVSHLRSKPENEVNRVLSMAIDFDNIYAAMNREENPETKKVYGCLFRLLRKCILTLETPTIDGPLGCPPFERATIHKAITNMLVYKFSHLAQQEWKTMCELARILIQYLNNWEFPPPSPDHIVRQEEMTIYRVEYRRWLVFCHIPMFCDSLKHTDTTMAFGKTLLRTVFKHIKKQIMDQFHRARDQMTQERRVMLLTHFPPFLNVLDKELFAPSSPIFDPDFKHIPTLHLQSLLESCRKPAQDANTPSTATTVKRPNETPVRETKRKRDEHFEDIPEETVAQIIRTIDDPNYMTGPDLVFSEDAPATDEVPKTEEKKKIIELKVVGNSLTEPVPKQTMIWLIGLQNVFSHQLPRMPIEYISQLLFDPKHRTLALIKENHLIGGICFRMFETQGFTEIVFCAVTNREQIKGYGTHLMNHLKDYHIRKGVLHFLTFADQNAIGYFERQGFSKDIKLSRSIYQGYIKDYEGATLMHCELNPKIIYTEFTATVRKQKKIVKQLIYQQQRTVSKVHRGLTFFKEGVTTLPIESIPGIEETGWRPAARATRLVHQLEESQDIDVLAGMLKVVLHSVKNHEDAWPFKVPVDKNTVLDYYDLIKYPMDLKTMAERLKSRYYVSRRLFIADMMRIFTNCKIYNAPDTEYYQCAVNLQQYFQTKMKEIGLWDK from the exons aTGAGCGAACAAGCAAATACCCCCGAATCAAATGAACCTCCTACGCCTGAAACAAATGGTAAACGTCCCGAAAATGTTTCCCCTGAGCAACCAAAACCTCAAgtttcaaatgttgaaaaaatcaaacagaGGAAGCAGGTTTGGTTTTCAGCCCCCCTCAATAGGAAACTTCTCAAGTTAGCAGTTTATTCTAAATGCCAGGTAGAAGAATGTCAGTGTACAGGTTGGAAAAAAGTCCAAGAACAACAAGCCTTCACATTCAATGATGTTTGTAAATGTGAACATACAATAG AAAATCATGTTTCTCATTTGAGATCGAAACCAGAAAATGAAGTCAATCGTGTTCTCAGTATGGCTATagattttgataatatttatgcaGCAATGAATAGAGAAGAAAATCCTGAAACCAAGAAAGTATATGGCTGTTTGTTTCGA CTTCTGCGAAAGTGTATACTCACTTTAGAAACACCAACTATTGATGGTCCTTTAGGATGTCCTCCTTTTGAGCGAGCCACAATTCACAAAGCCATTACTAACATGTTAGTGTACAAGTTTTCTCATTTGGCTCAACAAGAGTGGAAAACAATGTGCGAACTAGCAAGGATTTTGATCCAATATTTGAACAATTGGGAATTTCCTCCTCCAAGCCCAGATCACATTGTCAGACAAGAAGAAATGACAATATACAGAGTGGAATATAGAAG ATGGCTTGTCTTTTGTCACATACCTATGTTTTGTGATTCTCTCAAACATACAGACACAACGATGGCCTTTGGAAAAACTTTACTCCGAACAGTTTTTAAACACATCAAGAAGCAGATAATGGACCAGTTTCACAGAGCCAGGGATCAAATGACTCAGGAGAGGAGAGTTATGCTTCTCACACACTTTCCCCCATTTCTCAATGTCCTAGACAAGGAGTTATTCGCTCCAAGCTCACCAATTTTCGATCCTGATTTTAAACACATTCCAACTCTTCATCTGCAGAGCTTACTAGAATCCTGTAGAAAAC cTGCTCAAGATGCTAATACTCCTTCAACCGCAACCACTGTGAAACGTCCAAATGAAACCCCCGTTAGAGAAACAAAAAGGAAGAGAGATGAACATTTCGAGGATATTCCAGAAGAAACAGTTGCTCAAATTATTAGAACAATAGATGACCCAAATTATATGACTGGTCCTGAT CTTGTCTTTTCTGAAGATGCCCCTGCCACCGATGAAGTCCcaaaaactgaagaaaaaaagaaaatcatcGAATTGAAGGTTGTAGGAAATAGTCTGACAGAGCCAGTACCAAAACAAACCATGATCTGGTTGATTGGACTGCAAAATGTATTCTCTCACCAATTGCCCCGAATGCCCATCGAATACATTTCTCAATTATTATTTGATCC aaaacatCGGACTTTAGCACTGATAAAAGAAAATCATCTGATTGGTGGGATCTGCTTTAGGATGTTTGAAACACAAGGGTTCACCGAAATAGTGTTCTGCGCAGTCACAAATAGAGAACAGATTAAGGGTTATGGCACCCACCTAATGAACCATTTGAAAGATTATCATATAAGGAAAGGGGTTTTGCATTTTCTAACTTTTGCAGATCAAAATGCCATAG GTTATTTTGAGAGGCAAGGTTTCTCTAAGGATATCAAACTCAGCAGATCGATATACCAGGGTTATATAAAGGACTACGAGGGAGCAACCTTGATGCATTGTGAATTGAATCCAAAAATCATTTACACAGAATTTACCGCAACAGTAAGAAAACAgaagaaaattgtaaaacaGCTGATTTATCAGCAACAAAGAACCGTTTCGAAAGTTCACAGAGGACTTACATTTTTCAAAGAAG GTGTTACAACTTTGCCTATTGAGTCTATACCAGGCATAGAAGAAACTGGGTGGAGACCAGCAGCAAGGGCAACAAGATTGGTACACCAGTTGGAAGAATCTCAAGACATCGATGTTCTTGCTGGGATGTTGAAAGTAGTTCTCCATTCC GTGAAGAACCATGAAGATGCATGGCCGTTCAAAGTTCCAGTTGATAAAAATACAGTTTTGGACTATTATGACCTCATAAAGTATCCCATGG ATCTGAAGACTATGGCAGAACGTTTGAAATCCAGATATTATGTGTCCAGAAGACTATTCATAGCTGATATGATGAGGATATTTACGAACTGCAAAATTTATAATGCACCTGATACAGAATACTATCAGTGTGCTGTGAATTTACAACAATATTTCCAGACCAAGATGAAAGAGATAGGTTTATGGGACAAATAA